A single Curtobacterium sp. MCSS17_015 DNA region contains:
- a CDS encoding TIGR03943 family protein, with amino-acid sequence MSSSEPSKAVHTAHDHEHDHGPTAGTGPDRTVMRRTLLGLGSVLAVALGTLWLGIADHLDLYINPRYATFTLVLAAVAVPASVAGLVVVARHGAHAHDGDPEPRPAGGGRVLHLVLGSVAALVTIGTVVAMLVLPPTTLSARTAQQRSVGSASLSDATGAGAPVALLGSESVDTSDYGVKDWAALIRQTTDTTALVGRKLTLTGFVVPGADGTFTLSRFVVSCCAVDAQPVGVGVTTDDTEPQEGQWVRVEGALAANPDTSSDARLVIRAAEVTPVDQPSDPYEY; translated from the coding sequence ATGTCCTCGTCTGAGCCGTCGAAGGCCGTGCACACGGCGCACGACCACGAGCACGACCACGGGCCCACCGCCGGCACGGGGCCCGACCGGACGGTCATGCGCCGCACCCTGCTCGGCCTCGGTTCGGTGCTCGCGGTCGCCCTCGGCACCCTGTGGCTCGGGATCGCCGACCACCTCGACCTGTACATCAACCCGCGCTACGCCACCTTCACCCTCGTGCTGGCCGCGGTCGCCGTCCCCGCGTCGGTCGCGGGCCTCGTCGTCGTCGCCCGCCACGGCGCGCACGCCCACGACGGTGACCCGGAACCCCGCCCGGCCGGGGGCGGACGCGTCCTGCACCTGGTGCTCGGGTCCGTCGCCGCCCTGGTCACGATCGGGACCGTGGTCGCGATGCTCGTCCTGCCGCCGACGACGCTCTCCGCCCGCACCGCCCAGCAGCGGAGCGTGGGATCGGCGTCGCTCTCCGACGCGACGGGTGCCGGAGCGCCGGTGGCCCTGCTCGGCAGCGAGTCGGTCGACACGTCGGACTACGGCGTCAAGGACTGGGCAGCGCTCATCCGGCAGACGACCGACACGACCGCGCTCGTCGGCCGCAAGCTCACCCTGACCGGGTTCGTCGTGCCCGGGGCGGACGGCACCTTCACCCTCAGTCGCTTCGTCGTCAGCTGCTGTGCCGTCGACGCCCAGCCCGTCGGCGTCGGCGTGACGACCGACGACACCGAGCCGCAGGAGGGTCAGTGGGTCCGCGTCGAGGGCGCCCTCGCCGCGAACCCGGACACGTCCTCGGACGCGCGCCTCGTCATCCGTGCCGCCGAGGTCACCCCGGTCGACCAGCCCTCGGACCCGTATGAGTACTGA
- a CDS encoding helix-turn-helix transcriptional regulator — MTSPENPAPKGAIVAVSGTDTGGAIQDLAGMYAGRSWYSSHVDRDYWYKYVGVGDDQMSIRRSQMHGYLRGDVAVEGEVVVQWIDAGRARVDVGRDEVRMQPGIPTLFPIEQRFEMEYEDWDQRLVHLDRDLVLDVAAEQFLVDGTLAFDRGTPPSAAAVEVWRGSVAAAVRSLRVDGPSSLAWHEAQREVARSLFGLYRFQGEARPDGYGERRNARLRAAVEFLHEHAGEPLSVSDIARAADLSVRALQESFQRTLDRTPMNYLREVRLRHVRAELLAAEPGTASVAEIASRWGFTHMGRFSGEYLNRFGEYPRQTLRH; from the coding sequence ATGACGAGCCCGGAGAACCCGGCGCCGAAGGGTGCCATCGTCGCCGTGTCGGGGACCGACACCGGTGGCGCGATCCAGGACCTGGCCGGCATGTACGCCGGACGCTCCTGGTACTCCTCGCACGTCGACCGTGACTACTGGTACAAGTACGTCGGCGTCGGCGACGACCAGATGAGCATCCGGCGGTCGCAGATGCACGGGTACCTCCGCGGCGACGTCGCCGTCGAGGGCGAAGTCGTCGTGCAGTGGATCGACGCCGGCCGTGCCCGCGTCGACGTCGGCCGCGACGAGGTCCGGATGCAGCCGGGCATCCCGACGCTCTTCCCGATCGAGCAGCGGTTCGAGATGGAGTACGAGGACTGGGACCAGCGCCTCGTCCACCTGGACCGGGACCTCGTGCTCGACGTGGCGGCCGAGCAGTTCCTGGTCGACGGCACCCTGGCGTTCGACCGTGGGACCCCACCGTCCGCCGCGGCCGTCGAGGTCTGGCGCGGCTCCGTGGCCGCCGCCGTCCGTTCGCTGCGGGTCGACGGTCCGTCCTCGTTGGCGTGGCACGAGGCGCAGCGCGAGGTCGCCCGTTCCCTGTTCGGCCTGTACCGGTTCCAGGGCGAGGCCCGACCGGACGGGTACGGCGAGCGCCGCAACGCCCGGCTCCGGGCCGCGGTCGAGTTCCTGCACGAACACGCCGGCGAGCCGCTCAGCGTGTCCGACATCGCCCGGGCCGCCGACCTCAGCGTCCGGGCGCTGCAGGAGTCGTTCCAGCGGACGCTCGACCGCACGCCGATGAACTACCTGCGCGAGGTGCGACTGCGGCACGTCCGCGCAGAACTGCTGGCGGCGGAGCCGGGGACGGCGTCGGTGGCCGAGATCGCGTCACGGTGGGGCTTCACGCACATGGGCCGGTTCTCGGGCGAGTACCTCAACCGGTTCGGCGAGTACCCGCGGCAGACGCTCCGGCACTGA
- a CDS encoding NAD(P)-dependent alcohol dehydrogenase has product MRTVNAYAAPSATEPLVKTTIERRDLLPGDVMIDIAYAGICHSDIHTVRGEWGPIEYPQVVGHEIVGHVSEVGSGVTKYAVGDLVGVGCMVNSCRECEQCLAGQEQYCLQGNTGTYASVDRADGTITQGGYSQAVVVDQDFVLRVPESLDIERVAPLLCAGITLYSPLHHWNAGPGMQVAIVGLGGLGHMGVKIAAALGAEVTVLSQTTSKKEDSLGFGAKAHYATKDPETFEQLKGSFDLIINTVSAKIDMAAHLSLLKVDGTMVNVGAPSEPLEVPAFALLPGRRSWAGSSIGGIQETQEMLDFCAEHGILPETELISADQVNEAYERVLASDVRYRFVIDAATLA; this is encoded by the coding sequence TTGCGCACCGTCAACGCGTACGCGGCACCGTCCGCGACCGAACCGCTCGTCAAGACCACCATCGAGCGCCGCGACCTCCTGCCCGGCGACGTCATGATCGACATCGCCTACGCCGGCATCTGCCACTCCGACATCCACACCGTCCGTGGCGAGTGGGGTCCCATCGAGTACCCGCAGGTCGTCGGCCACGAGATCGTCGGCCACGTGTCCGAAGTCGGCTCGGGCGTCACGAAGTACGCCGTCGGCGACCTCGTCGGTGTCGGCTGCATGGTGAACTCCTGCCGCGAGTGCGAGCAGTGCCTCGCCGGCCAGGAGCAGTACTGCCTGCAGGGCAACACCGGCACCTACGCCTCGGTCGACCGCGCCGACGGCACGATCACACAGGGTGGCTACTCGCAGGCCGTCGTCGTCGACCAGGACTTCGTCCTCCGCGTCCCCGAGTCGCTCGACATCGAGCGGGTCGCGCCGCTGCTCTGCGCCGGCATCACGCTGTACTCGCCGCTGCACCACTGGAACGCCGGCCCCGGCATGCAGGTCGCGATCGTCGGCCTCGGCGGGCTCGGCCACATGGGCGTCAAGATCGCCGCCGCACTCGGCGCCGAGGTCACCGTCCTGTCGCAGACCACCTCCAAGAAGGAGGACTCGCTCGGGTTCGGCGCGAAGGCCCACTACGCCACGAAGGACCCGGAGACGTTCGAGCAGCTCAAGGGCTCGTTCGACCTCATCATCAACACCGTCTCCGCAAAGATCGACATGGCCGCGCACCTCAGCCTGCTCAAGGTCGACGGCACCATGGTCAACGTGGGTGCCCCGTCCGAGCCCCTCGAGGTCCCGGCCTTCGCGCTGCTCCCGGGCCGACGCAGCTGGGCCGGCTCGTCGATCGGCGGCATCCAGGAGACCCAGGAGATGCTCGACTTCTGCGCCGAGCACGGCATCCTGCCGGAGACCGAGCTCATCAGCGCCGACCAGGTGAACGAGGCCTACGAGCGCGTCCTCGCCTCGGACGTCCGCTACCGCTTCGTCATCGACGCCGCGACGCTCGCCTGA
- a CDS encoding LacI family DNA-binding transcriptional regulator, protein MSTERPTLRAVAERSGVSMKTVSRVVNGERYVAADTAARVLTVAAELGFRPNTLAREFRAGGRSATVGLVTGDVANPFYSRIARGAEHALRAPGISLLSASNDEDATRERTLVAQLVERRVSGLLVVSADDDHTLLARERALGTPVVFIDRAPADVDADSVVLDNAGGIRMAVEHLLERGHRRIGLVGDLSRLSTHRQRVDAFGDAVRAAGVPDWQRWVRSDAHDLDEASRAVRDLVDGPEAPTAIVTTNNRITTGALRALVDRTDRPALVGFDEFDLADVLGITVIASDPDAMGRVAAEELLARIAGDDGPPRHHVQPVRLVVRASSSTAR, encoded by the coding sequence GTGAGCACCGAGCGACCCACGCTGCGCGCCGTGGCCGAGCGCTCCGGCGTGAGCATGAAGACGGTGTCGCGCGTGGTGAACGGCGAGCGGTACGTGGCCGCCGACACCGCGGCGCGGGTCCTGACCGTCGCCGCCGAGCTCGGGTTCCGCCCGAACACGCTGGCCCGTGAGTTCCGCGCCGGCGGCCGGTCCGCCACCGTCGGACTCGTCACCGGAGACGTCGCGAACCCCTTCTACTCACGCATCGCACGGGGCGCCGAGCACGCGCTCCGTGCCCCGGGGATCAGCCTGCTGTCCGCGTCGAACGACGAGGACGCGACCCGCGAGCGCACGCTCGTGGCGCAGCTCGTCGAACGCCGCGTCAGCGGCCTGCTCGTGGTGTCCGCCGACGACGACCACACCCTGCTCGCCCGCGAACGGGCCCTCGGCACGCCCGTGGTGTTCATCGACCGCGCCCCCGCCGACGTCGACGCCGACTCGGTCGTCCTCGACAACGCCGGTGGGATCCGGATGGCCGTCGAGCACCTGCTGGAGCGCGGACACCGCCGCATCGGCCTGGTCGGCGACCTCAGTCGACTGTCGACCCACCGGCAGCGCGTGGACGCGTTCGGCGACGCCGTGCGCGCGGCCGGCGTGCCGGACTGGCAGCGGTGGGTCCGCAGTGACGCGCACGACCTCGACGAGGCCTCGCGTGCTGTCCGCGACCTGGTGGACGGTCCGGAGGCGCCCACCGCGATCGTCACCACGAACAACCGGATCACGACCGGGGCCCTCCGCGCGCTCGTCGACCGGACCGACCGGCCGGCCCTGGTCGGGTTCGACGAATTCGACCTCGCCGACGTCCTCGGCATCACGGTCATCGCCTCCGATCCCGACGCGATGGGCCGGGTCGCTGCCGAGGAACTCCTCGCACGGATCGCCGGCGACGACGGTCCGCCACGGCACCACGTGCAGCCGGTGCGGTTGGTCGTCCGGGCCTCCAGCAGCACGGCCCGCTGA